The window TGTCCATGCTGCCTGAAAATTAAATCCACCGGTTACCGCATCAATATTCAAAACTTCGCCTGCAAAATATAATCCCGGAAATAATTTACTTTCCATTGTTGTAAAATTTATTTCTTTTGTGTCCACACCACCGCAGGTAACAAACTCTTCTTTGAAAACACTCTTTCCGTTAACAGGCAAATTACAAGCGCAGAGCATCTGTACCCATGCGTCAGTTTGTTTTGTATTCAAACTTCCGTAATTCAGATTTTCTGTTTTTAAAATTTCAGCCATGCGCTGCCATAATCTTTTTGGAATATTAAATAGTGGGTAGAGAATAATATTTCTTTTACCGTGTTCGGTGCGGAATAATTGAAAAGTATTGCGAATCACTTCAGCATCCTGTGCACAAAAATTTATATGAATATTAAAGCGATAATTTTTTTCTGCAAGCACTCTTGCTGCCCATGCAGATAATTTTAAAATAGCAGGGCCACTTAATCCCCAATGAGTAATGAGCAACGGACCTTCGCTTTGCAAGGTTGTTTCCGGAATTGTGATATACACCTTTTCAATTGCAATTCCCTGCAAGCCGGTGAGCAAATGATGCTGAATATTAAAAGTGAATAATGAAGGTACCGGTGGAATAATAGTATGACCAATATCTTTCAGAAGTTGCCATGCTGCATTACTGCTTCCTGTTGCAAATAAAATATTAAATGCAGAATAATTTTCATTGGCAGTTTTTAAATTCCAAATGTTATTTTCAAAAAATACATGTTGAACGGCGCAACCTGTTTTAATTTTTATTTTATAATCATGACAACAATTTTCAAAACACCGGATAATGGATTCACTATTATCAGAAACAGGGAACACTCTACCGTCAGATTCTATTTTTGTTTCCACATTATGTTCGGATAGCCAAGCCATCATATCGCCACATAAAAACCGATGAAAAGGGCCGAGTAATTCTTTATTACCACGAGGATAATTTCCGGTCATTTCCTGCGGATCGAAACATGCATGAGTTACATTACATCTGCCACCACCACTCACCCGTACTTTACTCAATACTTTTTCTGATTTTTCGAGAATGAGAATGCGTTTGTTTGCTTTGCGCTCGGCATATTGTATTGCGCCGAAGTAGCCCGCAGCTCCTCCGCCGATAACAATTAAATCAAAATGATTTGCTGTGGTTTCTGATTGCAATTTCCTGAGAATTAATTTTGATAAGCTTCTTTTTAAAAATTAATAGAATTATTATCACTGTAAATAAAGCGATAAATTTATTAACATTGAAATGCTTGTGGAGTTGAAAGTTAAGCTTGCAAATTTGACTGTCGAAAATATACCAACAACATTATTTTTAAACAGGCATTGAAAAAAACCCTTTAGCTAAATTTTATTTTTCGTAATTTTTACCAAACATGCAGCTATCCATATTACAAGGCATCGTAGTCATATTAGGCTTATCGGTTCTTATCAGTTTACTTTTTCATCGGTTTAAAATTCCGGCAATCATTGGTTTTTTAGTAACCGGTGTGGTTGCCGGTCCTTATGGTTTAAGTTTAACAAGCGCCACTCACGAAGTGGAATTACTTGCAGAAATGGGAGTGATTTTTTTACTATTTATTATCGGTATTGAGTTCTCTCTAAAAAGTCTTTCTGCAATTGGTAAAACAGTATTGTGGGGTGGTCTGATGCAAATGGGTGGTACTATTTTAATTACTTTTTTAATTGCATGGCAAACAGGATTTCAATGGAATGAAGCTTTGTTTATTGGTTTTTTATTATCGCTGAGTAGTACTGCAATTGTTTTAAAAATGTTGATTGATCGTGGAGAGATGCATTCACCGCAGGGAAGAATTGCATTGGCAATTTTAATTGCACAGGATATTATTGTAGTTCCATTAATGCTGATAACTCCACTTATTGCCGGCAACTCAGATAATATGTTGCAGGATGTAATTGCATTAGTAATAAAAGTGGTGGTGGTGTTGGCAGTGGTTATTTTATTGGCAAAATATATTATGCCTTTTATTTTAAAACAAGTAGTGCGCACAAAGAGCAGAGAGCTTTTTATTCTTACAATTATTGTAATGTGTTTTGCTACTGCATGGTTTACTTCATCAATGGGTTTATCACTTGCCTTGGGTGCGTTTTTCGCCGGACTAATTATTTCCGAATCAGAATACAGTCATCAGGCAATGGCCAATATTATTCCCTTCCGAGAAATATTTATCAGTTTCTTTTTTGTTTCCATTGGTATGTTACTCGACATAAATTTCTTTTTCGATCATATACTTATCGTACTCTTATTAACAGCAATTGTTATTGTAATTAAAGTATTGATAAGTGGTATTGCGGCATTTGTTTTAGGCTATCCTGCACGCACTGCAATTATAGCAGCGTTGCTAATTTTTCAGGTCGGGGAATTTGCCTTTGTACTTTCTGTTACCGGCATGGAAAACAATCTTATTCAGGCGGATATATATCAATACTTTTTAGCAGTTTCAATTTTAACCATGGGCATTTCACCATTCATTATAATGTTTGCTTCGTCAATAGCTGATGTATTAATAGAAGCGCCTTTACCCGGACCTGTGCGTAGAAGATTCGACTCAATGAAAAGATTAAAAGCGGTGGTGCATCAAGATAAGCCGCTATTGAAAAATCATTTGGTGATAATTGGTTATGGAATCAATGGAAAAAATCTTGCAAAGGCCGCAACCAAAGCAGCAATTCCATTTGTAGTTATTGAATTGGATCCGGAATTAATTGAAGAAGCAAAAGCGGATGATGTTTCTATTGTTTTTGGTGATGCAACAGATGTAATGATTTTGCAACATGTTGCCTTACCGGATGCAAGAGTGGTTGTGATTGCTATTTCTGATCCGGATGCCACTTTAAAAATTATTAATGAAGTGCGTAAAATAAATGTTACGGCACATGTGATTGTGCGAACCAGATATATAAAAGATGTAGATCAATATATTTCTTCAGGTGCAGATGTGGTGATACCTGAAGAGTTTGAAACTTCTATAGAAATTTTCACAAGAGTGCTCACACATTATTTAGTACCCCGTGATGAAATAGAAGAATTCACAGAACAGATTCGTCAGTCGAATTATGAAATGTTGCGTTCTATTAAGCCAGAAAAATTTTCAAAAAATACTGGACTGCATATTCCGGATATGGAAATTTCTGTAGTTGTTGTGCGCAGTATTGCAGGTAAACTTGGCGGTAAAACTATTCAGAAAATAGCCTTCCGATCACAGCATAATCTTTCCTTACTCGCTATTCGCAGAGGTGAACAATTTATTTCTAAACTCTCGGATGATTTTGAATTGGAATTAGACGATGTGATTTATATAGCCGGAAATCCCGAAGCAACTTTAAAGTTTAATAAATATTTGGCGAGGTGAAATGTGGTTTATAAAAATGTGAATAATTCATCCTTTTAAGTCTTGCTATCTTTGTGATTCAATAATATAATTCATGAACGATAATAAACCGGAAGTAACATTAGCTGTAGCAAAAGAATTGGGTTTGCTGCCAGAAGAATTTGAAAGAATAAAAGAAGTATTAGGTCGCACACCCAACTTTACAGAGTTGAGTATTTACAGCGTAATGTGGAGCGAACACTGCTCCTATAAAAATTCTATTTCATGGTTAAAAACATTACCTCGAAGCGGAGCAAAAATGTTAGTGGAAGCCGGTGAAGAAAATGCAGGGTTAATTGATATCGGTGATGGATTGGCTTGTGCATTTAAAATTGAAAGTCATAATCATCCTTCTGCAATAGAACCATATCAGGGCGCTGCAACAGGTGTCGGTGGAATTCATCGTGATATTTTTACAATGGGTGCTCGTCCGATTTGTGCTTTAAATAGTTTGCGTTTTGGAAATATCAATAATAAAAAAACACAGCATTTATTAAAAGGTGTTGTAAAAGGAATTGGTGATTACGGAAATTGTTTTGGTATTCCAACTGTGGCGGGTGAAGTATATTTCGAAGATTGTTATCTCACCAATCCATTGGTAAATGCGATGAGTGTAGGTATTGTAAATGTTGGAGAAACAGTTAGTGCAATTGCAACAGGTGCAGGTAATCCGGTTTATATAGTGGGCTCTGCAACAGGTAAAGATGGTATTCATGGTGCTTCCTTTGCGAGTGCAGATTTGCATAAAGAATCGCACGAAGATTTACCTTCTGTGCAAGTGGGTGATCCATTCCAGGAAAAATTGTTATTGGAAGCTTCATTGGAAGCAATTAAAACAGGTGCAGTTGTAGGCATGCAGGATATGGGTGCTGCAGGAATTACTTGTTCTACTTCGGAGATGAGTGCAAAAGGTGAACATGGAATGAAAATTTATTTGGATCGTGTGCCTACTCGTCAGCAACATATGAAAGCATGGGAAATACTATTGAGTGAAAGCCAGGAACGTATGTTAGTAGTTGTAGAAAAAGGAAGAGAAAAAGAAATAGAATCAGTATTTGAAAAATGGGATTTACATGCTGTAATTATTGGTGAAGTAATTACAGGTGGCAGATTAGAATATTATATGCATAATGAATTAATTGCAGATGTGCCTGCGGAAAGTTTAGTATTAGGTGGTGGTGCACCGGTGTATAAAAGAGAATATAAAGAGCCTGCGTATTTTGCAAAGTTGCAGGAATTTGATGCTGCAAAAATTTCGGTACCAAATGACTTAGTTGCGGTTGCAAAAAAACTTACAGTGAATCCGAATATTGCAAGTAAGCGTTGGGTGTTTACTCAATATGATAGTATGGTTGGTGTGAAAAATACTTCTACCAATGAAGCAAGTGATGCTGCATTAGTAAGATTGATCGGACACAATAAGGCATTGGCAGTTACAGTGGATTGCAATGCAAGATATGTGTATGCGGATCCATATAAAGGTACTATGATAGCAGTGAGTGAAGCGGCGAGAAATATAGTTTGCTCAGGAGCAGAACCCGCTGCAATTACAAACTGTCTCAACTTCGGAAATCCATATAATCCGGAAGTGTATTGGCAATTTGTAAATGCGATAAAAGGCATGAGTGAAGCTTGCCTAAAATTTGATACACCGGTAACAGGTGGCAACGTAAGTTTTTATAATCAAAGTGAAGAAGGACCTGTATATCCAACACCAACAATTGGTATGGTGGGTGTGCTTCAAGATTTTAAAAATAAAATGACGCTTGGATTTAAAAATGCAGGAGATGTGATTTTATTAATTGGTACTTCACGCAATGATATAAATGCTTCTGAATATTTAAAAACTATTCACAACATTACCGAATCACCTGCGCCTTATTTTGATTTGGATGAAGAATATCGTTTACAAAAAACTATACTTTCATTGATTAAAAATAAATTGATCTTCAGTGCTCATGATATAAGTGAAGGCGGTTTATTTATTACCTTATTGGAAAGTGTGATGGCAGGTAATATAGGATTTGAAATTGAAACAGATTCCAGTTTACAAAAGGATGCATTTTTGTTTGGTGAAAGTCAAAGCAGGGTAGTGGTAACTTGTGATGCAGCTATGGTAGAAGAAATAGAAATCATTTGTAAAAAGCATAATATTTCTGCAAATAGTCTTGGTACTGTTGGTGGCGAATATCTTGTAATTGATGGTGAAAATTTCGGTTCTGTTTATACCTACACGGAGTTATATCAAAATGCATTGGAAAGATATTTGTCGGCTACAGTTGAAGCTTAATAGTTCTTATAATTACTGCTCTTTTTCTAGAATAATTTTCACTGCATTTAATTTTTTTGTTGCGACAAATTATTTTTAAATCATTGTGTGACTTATAATACAAATACATTCAAATTAACTTAGGAAATTGCATCCTGAATATTCAGAATTATATTGGATGGAACGAAAAGAACTATACCTTGTTAAAAAATTAAAAGTAATAATATGAAAAAGACTTTCCTGATTACTCTATTTATTTCGTTAAGCACAATGTTAATAACACAAACATCTTGCAATAAAACAGCAGATGCAAATGGTGGAAATTCAAAAAAAACATCTGAAGAAAAAAAACAAGAGGCATTCACAACAAATGACCAATGGAATAAATACTGGTATCAGGGTTTGGCAGAAATCAGCAGTTATACTTTGCAACAAGGAAGATATAGCCATGTGCATCCGGGTATTGTGGTAAATATTTTTGTTACCGAAGATTTTTCTAAATCTAAACAAGTGAAATTGGATGATCCTGCAAATGCAGGTGCTGATAAATTGCCAATATTAAAACTCAATCAGAGTTTTAAATTCAATACAGGTATTTATTCCTACAGTAGCATGTTGTCCGTATTTCAACCTTCAGATATTAATAATTATCCGCATGCAGTAAAAGTAACTGCAAGTGTTCAGGATTGGTGTGGTATGGCCTATATGCAATTGAATGCAAAAGGAAAGAAAAATGAAATTCAGCAGTTATCTTATTTTGAATCTGAAGGCGACAGAGATTTTTCTTTTGATCAAACAGTTTTAGAAGATGAGTTATGGACATTGATACGAATTGCTCCGGATAAATTACCTGTAGGCAATATGCAAATATTACCGGGTTCCATTTATTTGCGTTATTCGCACAAAGAAATAAAACCGTATTCTGCCTCTTTGAGTTTGCAAGATGTAAATGATACTCGAGTTTATATTATTCAAATTCCTGAGTTGAAAAAATCACTTACAATTACTTTTGAAAAGGAATTTCCTTACACCATTTTAGGATGGGAAGAAAGCTATCCGGGATTTGATGGTACTCTGTTAAAAACAACTGCAACACTCAACAAAACAATTATGAGTGAATACTGGAATAAGCATAATCTGGAAGACAGAGTTTTGAGAAAAGATTTGGGTTTGCCGGAAGATTTTCAATGATAATTCATTTGATAAATTTTATTCCAGACTGATTTTATATTTCGCACCAAAATCTTGTTGAATGGTAGCAAATTTTTCGCTTGCAATCTGCCATTTGGAATACATAATATCCGACAATGAATCCACTTTTATTGAATCTGCCGGAGTATAAATACTGTCGTGCATTAATTGATAA of the Bacteroidota bacterium genome contains:
- a CDS encoding NAD(P)/FAD-dependent oxidoreductase, with the translated sequence MQSETTANHFDLIVIGGGAAGYFGAIQYAERKANKRILILEKSEKVLSKVRVSGGGRCNVTHACFDPQEMTGNYPRGNKELLGPFHRFLCGDMMAWLSEHNVETKIESDGRVFPVSDNSESIIRCFENCCHDYKIKIKTGCAVQHVFFENNIWNLKTANENYSAFNILFATGSSNAAWQLLKDIGHTIIPPVPSLFTFNIQHHLLTGLQGIAIEKVYITIPETTLQSEGPLLITHWGLSGPAILKLSAWAARVLAEKNYRFNIHINFCAQDAEVIRNTFQLFRTEHGKRNIILYPLFNIPKRLWQRMAEILKTENLNYGSLNTKQTDAWVQMLCACNLPVNGKSVFKEEFVTCGGVDTKEINFTTMESKLFPGLYFAGEVLNIDAVTGGFNFQAAWTGAYIAAEAIAAKHN
- a CDS encoding cation:proton antiporter, translating into MQLSILQGIVVILGLSVLISLLFHRFKIPAIIGFLVTGVVAGPYGLSLTSATHEVELLAEMGVIFLLFIIGIEFSLKSLSAIGKTVLWGGLMQMGGTILITFLIAWQTGFQWNEALFIGFLLSLSSTAIVLKMLIDRGEMHSPQGRIALAILIAQDIIVVPLMLITPLIAGNSDNMLQDVIALVIKVVVVLAVVILLAKYIMPFILKQVVRTKSRELFILTIIVMCFATAWFTSSMGLSLALGAFFAGLIISESEYSHQAMANIIPFREIFISFFFVSIGMLLDINFFFDHILIVLLLTAIVIVIKVLISGIAAFVLGYPARTAIIAALLIFQVGEFAFVLSVTGMENNLIQADIYQYFLAVSILTMGISPFIIMFASSIADVLIEAPLPGPVRRRFDSMKRLKAVVHQDKPLLKNHLVIIGYGINGKNLAKAATKAAIPFVVIELDPELIEEAKADDVSIVFGDATDVMILQHVALPDARVVVIAISDPDATLKIINEVRKINVTAHVIVRTRYIKDVDQYISSGADVVIPEEFETSIEIFTRVLTHYLVPRDEIEEFTEQIRQSNYEMLRSIKPEKFSKNTGLHIPDMEISVVVVRSIAGKLGGKTIQKIAFRSQHNLSLLAIRRGEQFISKLSDDFELELDDVIYIAGNPEATLKFNKYLAR
- the purL gene encoding phosphoribosylformylglycinamidine synthase subunit PurL, encoding MNDNKPEVTLAVAKELGLLPEEFERIKEVLGRTPNFTELSIYSVMWSEHCSYKNSISWLKTLPRSGAKMLVEAGEENAGLIDIGDGLACAFKIESHNHPSAIEPYQGAATGVGGIHRDIFTMGARPICALNSLRFGNINNKKTQHLLKGVVKGIGDYGNCFGIPTVAGEVYFEDCYLTNPLVNAMSVGIVNVGETVSAIATGAGNPVYIVGSATGKDGIHGASFASADLHKESHEDLPSVQVGDPFQEKLLLEASLEAIKTGAVVGMQDMGAAGITCSTSEMSAKGEHGMKIYLDRVPTRQQHMKAWEILLSESQERMLVVVEKGREKEIESVFEKWDLHAVIIGEVITGGRLEYYMHNELIADVPAESLVLGGGAPVYKREYKEPAYFAKLQEFDAAKISVPNDLVAVAKKLTVNPNIASKRWVFTQYDSMVGVKNTSTNEASDAALVRLIGHNKALAVTVDCNARYVYADPYKGTMIAVSEAARNIVCSGAEPAAITNCLNFGNPYNPEVYWQFVNAIKGMSEACLKFDTPVTGGNVSFYNQSEEGPVYPTPTIGMVGVLQDFKNKMTLGFKNAGDVILLIGTSRNDINASEYLKTIHNITESPAPYFDLDEEYRLQKTILSLIKNKLIFSAHDISEGGLFITLLESVMAGNIGFEIETDSSLQKDAFLFGESQSRVVVTCDAAMVEEIEIICKKHNISANSLGTVGGEYLVIDGENFGSVYTYTELYQNALERYLSATVEA